aaaactaaaaatacctAGTGGTTTCACTGAGGAAATTTTCAGCTGTACCCTACCCCAGTTAACTAATAGTACCAGTGCGTTAATACGTCAAATAGTAGAAATATGATTATTAAGCCTTGAACCGTTATTTGAAGCCTTTTTATTTGAGAGAGACGAACTTGACTTCCGGTAGCGTGTCGGTAAATTTCTTCCTTTTTGACTGGTGGGTCATGTGACTTCCTTTTAAAAGTACCTCCCACCACGTTGAAGTTTCCTTTTTACCTGAAAGAATCTTGTGGCTCATTGGCGTCTTGCCTTCGGTAGCGTTCGGACACAATTTGGTAAGTcagtaaaacttttatataactattataaattataaattataaatattataaataaaaattatatttattcctaTTATTACTACAATGTCATTATGTCatgttgatattatattatagtgagGGTAATACTTATGTTTATTTGTGAAGTGACTTTAACTTCACACTGAATCCGTTTTATTAGGTTGATGAAAGAAGATTTTTGCATTACGTTGTACTACCCTCTGGTTTTTTCAGACATTGTGGAATAtcgaagataataattaaacatagtGATTGTAAGAATATTTATGAACAATTAGTGTGACGTgttgtttttgaatatttgGTATTAAGAAACTTTATAGGCAATTATAAAAACGTTTTCAgtgttttcattattattcaatatGGAAAATGAGGAGCATAATTCATTGGTCTTGTCTGAGGAATCATCTTCTGAGTCGGATTCCTCTGTGGAAGCACAACCAAGTACATCGAAGATTGCTCAAAGCAACAACATTAATAAGAGGAAGAAGACAATGTATAAATCCAGAAAGGCGAGTGAAAAGAAAAGGCGGTTAATGGAGAAAACTGTTAAGGATTTAGCTGATCAAGTAAGtcacattaaaaattttatcactAGTAGCGTTGCTTTTCAACCTGCTTATCAATCAAGTCCTTACTCACATGAGCAAGCTTTGCTATCAGAGAAtatttctgagattagtgcaGATGTTAGTAGAGAATTATATGGTAATGAAGTTGATGTAGCGCAAACATCCAACAGTTTTGATATCGCGTTAAATACAGTTCTTAAAGAGCCCTCATTACCCAAGACTTTTTCTAATCATATTgacattttgaataatatacagTACTTTAATACTGACGATTGGAATAATGTAAGATTTGCAGAGGTACAGAAACAGTACTGCTCAGTGCCCGGGTTTATTCCATTAGAAACCAATGACGAATTAAAACCTTATGATAAATACGTTCACTTAGCATCTATTGAACGTGGTTTTGCTGCTATTACTCATGCTCTTATTATGCAAAATGAAGCGTTACAACAAGGGTTTAAATCACTTGTAGATTGGTCAAATTctgttcaaaataatattacgtcAGTTTCATTACAAGAGAAAttaaacgaaatttttataaaggGTAGCCTACAAAAGATATCGAGTGATGTTTTACAATTAACTTGTGGTCATAGAGCAAATTTGATACAGCAGAGGCGTGAAAATATATTGCGTTCAGTAAAAGATGCATTTTTAAAGACTGCCTTGAATAAGATTCCTCCCACTCAGGATTCACTTTTTCAAAAAGAAACTTTTACTGCTGCTATTGAAAAGGCTGGAGGTATTACCAAAGCTTTTTGGCCTTCACAAAGGTCTTCATATAAGAGGGCTGCTGCGCAAGCTCAGCCATTACGACAGCAAACTCAGGCTCTGCCTAGTTATACGAGGGATTATTATGGCCCTCAACGATTTAACTATCCAGCAAATAGCAATATAAATGATTATTCAAATCGATTCCCAGCTCAGGCTTACATTAATGACAATTTTCAAATGCAAACTCGAGATCCATCTCGTTTTGTTCAAAGGCATCAACAGCCACAAGTTAGATCCTCGCATTTGAGATCTAATCAACAATTTCAAAGCCATCAACCCTTTCCAAAAGGGGCAAGGACTAGGTTCAATAGTCAGGCACGAACTCAGGGTAAACAAAGATTATGACTCGAAAACTTTCCATGCTGGTCAGCTAGAGTATTTTATCCAAAGATGGATAGACTCAAAAGCTCCCTTAATTGTCGTGAATATAATAAGAAACTTTCGGATACCATTTGTAAAGAAACCACCATTACATActccaaatttaaaaaagaacatttacAAGACACCAAGTTCCGAACAAATGGACTATGTCATAGCTCAACTTCTGCAAATGAGAGTATTAGAGCGGGCTCCTCTCAGTCCAAGTTTTGTTTCTCCAATGTTCGCAATACAAAAGAGCGACGGTACATCGCGtccaattttcaatttaaaaaatctgaacAAGTACATTCAGATATCCAAATTTCATCTAATCAATGTACAAAGAGTGCCGAATTTTTTACAACTAAACGATTACATGATCACAATagatttactaaatgcatacttCCATTTGCCAGTAAACAAATCGCACAGACGTTATCTACGTGTTATATACAAAAACCAGTTGATGCAGTTGACATGTTTGCCTTTCGGTCTTGCTTGCGCTCCAAAAATTTTTGCTTGCTTAACAAACTGGATCGCCCAATATTTGAGAACAATAGGTCTACGAATTCTTGTATATCTAGACGATTTTTTATTAGTCCATCAAAACCCTCAAACGCTTTATTTACAAGGCCAAAAAGTCATTCTGTTCTTAGAGAGACTAGGatggaaaataaattacaaaaaatcgaTCCTTATCCCACAAAAAAGCATTCAATACTTGGGAATTATTTGGAATCCCCACGAGAACCAGAAATATCTGCCGGTACAGAAATGCAAGCAGTTATTGAAAAAACTCCACAAATTGCAAAAACGTCAAAAGGCAACATTAAACGAAATGCAAAGCTTGATCGGGTCCTTGAATTTTGCCAGTTTCCCGGTTCCCAGAGGTCGTCTGAATCATCGAATGCTTTTAAGGCATTGCAATGTGTTACGGCGGCTAAATCCCCGTTATTGTTATCCAATCCCTCCAGATGGAATACGAGAATTGGATTGGTGGATTGTGAATTTAACAAACCGTTCTCCGATACTTTACCCACGAGTAACGAATTATCTCGTAACCGATGCATCAGAGATGGGATGGGGAGCAAAATTGAATCATGTAAGCCTTTGCGGTCAATGGTCTTTAGAAGAAGCAGCTTACCACTCCAACAAGAGGGAGATGTTAGCAATTTGGTGCGTCTTAAAAGATCACGCTCCTGTCCTAAGGAATTCGACTCTTTTAGTTCAGAGCGACAACAAAACGGTCATAGCCTATTTAAGGAACGAGGGCGGAACGAAATCAGATGCTTTAATGAATCTTTGTCGaaaaatattcagaattttaGATTGCGCGAAGATACACATAGAGTGTCACTACATCCCAGGTCGTTACAACAGCGAAGCAGATCACCTCTCGCGCAGTCTAGCGCGTCCCGAGTGGCATCTCCTGCCAGAAATAACCGAGAAAATTTTTGCTTTATGGGGAATACCGACAATAGATTTATTTGCTTCAGCCCGGGCTCACGTGCTCACGATGACTCTAGAAGTTTGGAGATGTGGGGGTGGTCTGATAGCCTAAAAGATTGGTCTAAGGAACAAAGATTGTTCTTACAAAAAGCCTGGCGTAGTTCCACTTTGAGGACGTATAAAAATGCATGGCAGAAATGGTCAAATTGGGCTAACAAAAATTCAGTAACTGTTTCTAAACCTTCCGGTTCTGACTTAGCAAAGTTTTTGATTGACTTGCATCAAATACAAGGCCTTgcatataatacaattttagttTACAAATCCGCGGTCGCTACATTGTGTGATCCAAATTGTCATGACAGATTAAGCTCGCATTTGTTAGTACATCAAGcgttaaaatcaattaaattaaacacttGTAATAACCGGCCTAAGACAACACCAATTTGGGATGTCGatgatttaataaaatggtTGAAAGAAAATGTTCCTGATAGTAATAGTTTTTATGAATGTTCTGCTAGAGCGGCTTTATTGCTTTTGCTATATTCAGGTCGCCGAGTCCATGATACCTTATTGACAATTGAAAAAGAAGGTTGTTTAATAAATGAGGGATATATAATATTGTGGCCAAGGTTTGGTTCGAAAACAGACTCGGTACGAAATTGGCAATCTGGATGGCgcattttagaaaataaagaatGTAATACTTTAGATGCTGTGTATTGGATAAAACGTATGATTGAATTATCACACGATAGACGTTCAAAGTATGGcctgaataatttatttattacaacatgTGGTTTACCAAGACCTGCCTCTCGAACATACATAGCTGGTTGggttaaaagaattttcattcaAGCGGGTATTAATGCTAGTCCTGGAAGTATACG
The nucleotide sequence above comes from Melitaea cinxia chromosome 28, ilMelCinx1.1, whole genome shotgun sequence. Encoded proteins:
- the LOC123667478 gene encoding uncharacterized protein LOC123667478; translated protein: MGWGAKLNHVSLCGQWSLEEAAYHSNKREMLAIWCVLKDHAPVLRNSTLLVQSDNKTVIAYLRNEGGTKSDALMNLCRKIFRILDCAKIHIECHYIPGRYNSEADHLSRSLARPEWHLLPEITEKIFALWGIPTIDLFASARAHVLTMTLEVWRCGGGLIA